A genomic region of Nostoc sp. UHCC 0702 contains the following coding sequences:
- a CDS encoding HigA family addiction module antidote protein — MITKRKPRHPGGLIKRQYLEPLNMTITQLADILGVSRKTVSEIVNEQASITPNMALRLAAAFQTTPELWLNLQQKYDLWVATHESEGWKEVSPIDNLQLC, encoded by the coding sequence ATGATTACTAAAAGAAAACCGAGACATCCAGGAGGACTGATTAAGCGCCAATATCTAGAACCTTTAAATATGACCATTACTCAGCTTGCTGATATTCTTGGGGTTTCTCGCAAGACTGTATCAGAAATTGTTAATGAACAGGCTAGTATTACACCTAATATGGCGCTTCGTTTAGCCGCAGCTTTTCAAACGACTCCAGAACTTTGGCTAAACCTCCAGCAAAAGTATGACCTTTGGGTTGCTACACACGAATCAGAAGGCTGGAAAGAAGTATCACCCATTGATAATTTACAGCTTTGCTGA
- a CDS encoding type II toxin-antitoxin system RelE/ParE family toxin — MIKTFKHKGLKKLFEDDDRSGVQPAHADKLLDILDRLDAASEIQDMRYPGSGLHQLMGDRKGEWSVTVSKNWRVTFQFEDGNAYVVNYEDYH, encoded by the coding sequence GTGATCAAAACGTTTAAGCATAAGGGACTGAAAAAACTTTTTGAAGATGATGACAGAAGCGGCGTTCAACCCGCGCACGCTGATAAATTACTAGATATACTTGATAGACTCGATGCGGCTTCTGAAATTCAAGATATGAGATATCCTGGTTCTGGGCTTCATCAGCTAATGGGAGATAGAAAGGGAGAATGGTCAGTCACCGTATCTAAGAATTGGCGTGTAACGTTTCAGTTTGAAGATGGAAATGCTTACGTTGTGAATTACGAAGACTATCACTAA
- the coaBC gene encoding bifunctional phosphopantothenoylcysteine decarboxylase/phosphopantothenate--cysteine ligase CoaBC: MQSPLNPKSQIPNLKLPRVLIGVGGGIAAYKVCEVVSTLFKAGVEIRVIVTRSAQEFITPLTLATLSRHPAYTDDDFWQPIHSRPLHIELGEWADVMVIAPLTANTLAKLAYGMADNLLTNTVLASTCPVLLAPAMNTDMWEQQAVQRNWHQLLTDRRYYGIGTASGLLACDRVGAGRMAEPPEILSHIQSLLHTQGKRDLAGKRVLISAGGTREYLDPVRFIGNPSTGKMGLALAQAALHRGASVTLVHGPASWDVPLGVQGIPVISAEQMQQVMLEYLADADVIVMSAAVADVKPRDYSTEKLAKRSLPQALPLEPVPDIVAQLGQLKQPHQSLIGFAAQTGDIVTPALEKLQNKKLDVIVANPIDQPDTGFGSDNNQAIFLDSHGRKVEIAPCSKLQMAHHLFDFVGTRKISHNAYS, translated from the coding sequence ATGCAATCTCCCTTAAATCCAAAATCTCAAATCCCAAATCTAAAATTGCCAAGGGTTCTGATTGGCGTAGGCGGTGGTATCGCCGCCTACAAAGTTTGTGAGGTGGTTTCGACGTTATTTAAAGCTGGGGTGGAAATCCGAGTTATTGTCACTCGTTCAGCGCAAGAATTTATCACGCCTCTGACTTTAGCAACCCTATCCCGTCATCCTGCATACACAGACGATGATTTCTGGCAACCAATTCACTCCCGTCCGTTGCATATTGAGTTGGGTGAATGGGCTGATGTGATGGTGATCGCTCCTTTAACTGCCAATACTTTAGCCAAGTTAGCCTATGGGATGGCTGACAATTTACTCACAAATACTGTACTGGCTTCCACTTGTCCGGTGCTGTTAGCGCCAGCCATGAACACAGATATGTGGGAACAACAAGCGGTACAGCGGAATTGGCATCAGCTATTGACAGATAGGCGATATTATGGTATTGGTACAGCATCGGGGTTGTTGGCGTGCGATCGCGTCGGTGCTGGTAGAATGGCAGAACCCCCTGAGATTTTGTCTCACATCCAATCGCTGTTACACACTCAAGGTAAGCGAGATTTAGCTGGTAAGCGAGTGTTAATTAGTGCTGGGGGAACGCGAGAGTATCTTGACCCAGTTCGGTTTATTGGCAATCCTTCCACAGGTAAAATGGGATTGGCTTTAGCACAGGCTGCACTCCATCGGGGGGCAAGTGTCACTTTGGTGCATGGCCCAGCCAGTTGGGATGTACCATTAGGAGTACAAGGAATTCCTGTGATCAGTGCAGAGCAAATGCAGCAGGTAATGCTGGAATATTTAGCTGATGCTGATGTGATTGTCATGTCGGCGGCTGTGGCGGATGTCAAGCCCAGAGATTATAGTACAGAAAAATTAGCCAAGCGATCGCTTCCCCAAGCTTTACCCCTAGAACCTGTACCGGATATTGTCGCCCAACTCGGACAACTTAAACAACCGCATCAAAGTTTAATTGGGTTTGCTGCACAAACAGGAGATATAGTTACACCAGCTTTAGAAAAGTTGCAAAATAAAAAGTTGGATGTTATTGTTGCTAATCCCATCGATCAACCTGATACTGGTTTTGGTAGTGACAATAATCAAGCAATCTTTTTAGATTCCCACGGGCGTAAGGTAGAAATTGCACCTTGTTCTAAGTTGCAAATGGCGCATCATTTATTTGATTTTGTTGGCACTCGAAAAATATCACATAATGCTTACAGTTGA
- a CDS encoding DUF2555 domain-containing protein, with translation MKTLSISQKEIAAMTATEVEDLANRLELDNYSNAFEGLNDWHLLRAIAFQRPELVEPYVYLLDLEPYDEA, from the coding sequence ATGAAAACTCTAAGCATTTCCCAAAAAGAAATTGCTGCCATGACAGCAACAGAGGTGGAAGATCTGGCGAATCGTTTGGAACTTGATAATTACAGCAATGCTTTTGAGGGTTTAAATGATTGGCATCTATTGCGCGCGATCGCTTTTCAGCGTCCGGAGTTAGTTGAACCCTATGTCTATCTCTTAGATTTAGAACCCTACGACGAAGCATAA
- a CDS encoding alpha/beta hydrolase: MQFVTFPPSNSQPPIGLIVTLHGWGANAEDVASLLPFFRLPEYQFIFPNAPYPYPYSAIGRAWYDLRTENMYEGLAESRQQLIDWLQSLEGSTGVPLSRTILSGFSQGGAMTLDVGLMLPLAGLVVMSGYLHRDVETTAKTTFPPTLIMHGTNDEVVPLQAAIKARDTVKSLGVATEYHEFDMGHEISLQMLEVVRNFVVKAIG; encoded by the coding sequence TTGCAATTTGTTACCTTTCCCCCATCAAATTCTCAACCCCCCATCGGACTAATAGTCACTTTACACGGTTGGGGAGCTAATGCTGAGGATGTCGCATCTTTATTACCTTTTTTCAGATTGCCTGAATACCAGTTTATATTTCCTAATGCCCCTTATCCTTATCCCTATTCCGCTATAGGGAGGGCGTGGTACGACTTGCGGACGGAAAATATGTATGAAGGTTTGGCAGAAAGTCGCCAACAGCTAATAGATTGGTTGCAATCTTTGGAAGGTTCTACTGGTGTGCCGTTATCACGCACGATTTTAAGTGGATTTTCTCAAGGTGGAGCTATGACTTTGGATGTAGGGTTAATGTTGCCCCTAGCAGGTTTAGTTGTTATGAGTGGATATTTGCATCGAGATGTGGAAACGACAGCTAAAACTACTTTTCCGCCGACTTTGATTATGCATGGTACTAACGATGAAGTTGTGCCGCTGCAAGCTGCCATCAAAGCACGCGACACTGTAAAGTCTTTAGGGGTGGCGACGGAATACCATGAATTTGATATGGGGCATGAAATTAGTCTACAAATGTTAGAGGTGGTACGAAATTTTGTTGTAAAAGCAATTGGTTAG
- a CDS encoding Uma2 family endonuclease, whose product MVQSFNQRLTLEEFLALPEGDITYEFVNGEAIPKYKDNEMSPKFFHGSTTGALFILLSAWTQVKGRVVIEWAIKLTRNQQDWIPVPDLTYISHNRLPADWLLDEACPVAPELVIEIISPGQSFGEIAEKATDYLKAGVSRVWVVDTKARTVTVFAPSSLPNTYRSHQIITDDLLPELEITPHAIFQRAGLNS is encoded by the coding sequence ATGGTTCAGTCTTTTAATCAACGCCTAACCCTAGAAGAATTTCTCGCACTTCCCGAAGGAGATATTACATACGAGTTTGTTAACGGTGAAGCTATACCCAAATATAAAGATAATGAAATGTCACCGAAATTTTTTCATGGCTCGACTACTGGTGCTTTATTTATATTATTGTCTGCATGGACACAAGTAAAAGGTCGGGTTGTGATTGAATGGGCAATTAAACTAACACGAAATCAACAAGATTGGATTCCTGTACCCGATCTGACCTATATTTCTCATAACCGTCTTCCTGCTGATTGGCTATTAGATGAAGCTTGTCCTGTCGCACCTGAATTAGTCATCGAAATCATTTCACCCGGTCAAAGTTTTGGTGAAATTGCCGAAAAAGCAACTGATTATCTAAAAGCTGGTGTTTCTCGTGTTTGGGTGGTTGATACAAAAGCTAGAACTGTAACTGTATTTGCGCCATCTTCCTTGCCGAATACTTATCGATCTCATCAAATAATTACTGATGATTTGCTACCAGAATTGGAAATTACCCCTCACGCAATCTTTCAACGCGCTGGATTAAATTCCTAA
- a CDS encoding HEAT repeat domain-containing protein — protein MINWNDYLESLCNRYAQWWNAYTLTDVVGQQRIEQKHTPLLLDFTVETVPSAKEQRSQAHEKIERLDVLAGLRKYAKEHVLLVGRPGSGKSTALVRLLLEEAGKPLPQPLPEAERGANSPPSLVGKGAGGLGQIPILVELRYYQTSILDLVRDFLKRHRLLLDTTTIEKLLYDGQFLLLVDGINELPSEAARRDLYKFRQDYEKTTPMIFTTRDLGVGGDLGITQKLEMQPLTAEQMQQFVRTYLPEQGEQMLQNLGDRLREFGETPLLLLMLCSLFAKTGDIPLNLGLVFQNFTKHYERQIRQGVAVTDESRRNWFSLLKHLAFYMTKGDKLTELNVAIPKSEAEEVLTQFLQAEKFDRPRDRALEWLQDLLNHHLIQLGANNQIEFRHQLIQEYYTAECLLTQLPNLSDDCLQREYLNYLKWTEPLKLMLGLVDDEPQALQVVNLALKVDWQLGARLAGALKLELQQQTVNLVAELEIPLLFKILLLGLTKSDKAIAHLNPLLEHQYYSVRYRAASALGEIKSEAAIPGLIKLLEDQDSDVRYRAASALGEIKSEAAIPGLIKLLEHQYYSVRDSAASALGEIKSEAAIPGLIKLLEHQYSDVRYRAASALGEIKSEAAIPGLIKLLEDQYYSVRDSAASALGEIKSEAAIPGLIKLLEHQYYSVRDSAASALGEIKSEAAIPGLIKLLEDQDSSVRDSAASALGEIKSEAAIPGLIKLLEDQDSDVRYRAASALGEIKSEAAIPGLIKLLEDQYYSVRDSAASALGEIKSEAAIPGLIKLLEDQYYSVRDSAASALGEIKSEAAIPGLIKLLEDQDSDVRDSAAFALGEIKSEAAIPGLIKLLEDQDSDVRDSAAFALGEIKSEAAIPGLIKLLEDQDSDVRYRAASALGEIKSEAAIPGLIKLLEDQDSDVRYRAASALGEIKSEAAIPGLIKLLEDQDSDVRYRAASALGEIKSEAAIPGLIKLLEHQYYSVRDSAASALGEIKSEAAIPGLIKLLEHQYSDVRYRAASALGEIKSEAAIPGLIKLLEDQYYSVRDSAASALGEIKSEAAIPGLIKLLEHQYYSVRDSAASALGEIKSEAAIPGLIKLLEDQDSSVRDSAASALGEIKSEAAIPGLIKLLEDQDSDVRYRAASALGEIKSEAAIPGLIKLLEDQYYSVRDSAASALGEIKSEAAIPGLIKLLEDQYYSVRDSAASALGEIKSEAAIPGLIKLLEDQDSDVRDSAAFALGEIKSEAAIPGLIKLLEDQDSDVRDSAAFALGEIKSEAAIPGLIKLLEDQDSDVRYRAASALGEIKSEAAIPGLIKLLEDQDSDVRYRAASALGEIKSEAAIPGLIKLLEHQYYSVRDSAASALGEIKSEAAIPGLIKLLEDQDSSVRDSAASALGEIKSEVAIPGLIKLLEDQDSSVRDSAASALEKIKSEVAIPGLIKLLEDQDSSVRDSAASALEKIKSEVAIPGLIKLLEDQDSSVRYSAVFALGKIKSEAAIPGLIKLLEDQDSSVRYSAVFALGKIKSEAAIPGLIKLLEDQDSSVRDRAASALGEIKSEAAIPGLIKLLEDQDSDVRYRAASALGEIKSEATLPKLMNLLKNEKFVAANNGNTLYHALQALEAIQENCQYYRCLTEPKPQLYLPPYQPIKTSLMYILHLSDLHFGTSDQAKLWSNQLASDLQNELDISQLDALILSGDIANKSTPTEYEAAQQFLNNLCQDFTLKPEQIIIVPGNHDLNWQLAQDAYTAYRRERYQGKLDQEIYIDDGGNYIEVADKENHKQRFEHFSNFYQSIKNKSYPLDYDQQYTIDHFPNQNLLILGLNSAWQLDHHYKSRASININTLSNALTKIRRQQEYKDYLKVAVWHHPLNSGFEDRITDHGFMEQLAQANFRFAVHGHIHKAETSLYKYDMSASGRKLDIICAGTFGAPVREWVPGYPLQYNLLKIEENNLTVYTRRREELNGAWKPDARWLMGAGQNPLPYYEISL, from the coding sequence ATGATTAACTGGAATGACTACCTCGAATCGCTCTGCAATCGTTATGCTCAATGGTGGAATGCTTACACGCTGACGGATGTAGTAGGACAGCAGCGAATTGAGCAGAAGCACACACCGCTACTGTTAGACTTTACGGTGGAGACAGTGCCATCTGCCAAAGAACAAAGGAGCCAAGCCCACGAGAAAATCGAACGCTTAGACGTGCTGGCAGGGTTGCGGAAGTATGCTAAAGAACACGTCTTGCTAGTAGGGCGGCCAGGTTCAGGGAAATCAACAGCGTTGGTGCGGTTGTTATTAGAGGAAGCGGGGAAACCCCTCCCCCAACCCCTCCCCGAAGCGGAGAGGGGAGCTAATTCTCCCCCTTCCCTCGTAGGGAAGGGGGCCGGGGGGTTAGGTCAAATCCCCATCCTGGTAGAGTTGCGTTATTACCAAACCTCAATACTGGACTTGGTTCGAGATTTCTTGAAACGCCATCGCTTACTGTTAGACACTACAACCATAGAAAAACTGCTGTATGACGGTCAATTTTTGCTGTTAGTAGATGGAATCAACGAATTACCCTCAGAAGCAGCGCGGCGAGATTTGTATAAATTCCGGCAAGACTACGAAAAAACCACGCCGATGATATTCACCACGCGGGATTTAGGCGTGGGGGGTGATTTGGGCATTACTCAAAAGCTGGAAATGCAACCCCTGACAGCAGAACAAATGCAGCAGTTTGTCCGCACCTATTTGCCAGAACAGGGTGAGCAGATGTTGCAGAACTTGGGCGACAGGTTGCGGGAGTTTGGCGAAACGCCATTGCTGCTGTTAATGCTGTGTTCATTGTTTGCAAAAACAGGAGATATCCCGTTGAACTTGGGTTTGGTGTTTCAAAACTTTACCAAACACTATGAGCGTCAAATTCGCCAAGGTGTTGCAGTTACAGATGAGTCCCGGCGTAACTGGTTTTCGTTATTAAAACATTTGGCGTTCTACATGACCAAAGGGGATAAGCTGACAGAATTGAATGTCGCCATACCCAAGTCAGAAGCCGAGGAAGTTTTAACCCAGTTTTTGCAAGCTGAGAAATTTGATCGACCACGCGACAGAGCTTTAGAATGGCTGCAAGATTTACTCAACCATCACTTAATTCAACTTGGTGCAAATAACCAAATTGAATTTCGCCACCAACTAATTCAGGAATATTACACCGCCGAATGTTTGCTGACGCAGTTACCAAACCTGAGTGATGACTGTCTCCAGCGAGAGTATTTAAATTATTTAAAATGGACTGAACCTCTGAAATTGATGCTGGGATTGGTGGATGATGAACCACAGGCGTTGCAAGTGGTAAATTTAGCCTTAAAGGTAGATTGGCAGTTAGGCGCAAGGTTAGCAGGTGCGCTAAAGCTAGAATTGCAGCAGCAGACAGTTAATTTGGTTGCTGAGTTAGAAATTCCTTTACTATTTAAAATCCTGCTTTTAGGCTTAACAAAATCAGACAAGGCAATTGCTCATCTCAATCCATTACTAGAACATCAATACTACTCTGTGCGTTATCGTGCGGCATCTGCCCTGGGAGAAATCAAATCAGAAGCGGCGATTCCTGGGCTAATTAAATTACTAGAAGATCAAGACTCAGATGTGCGTTATCGTGCGGCATCTGCCCTGGGAGAAATCAAATCAGAAGCGGCGATTCCTGGGCTAATTAAATTACTAGAACATCAATACTACTCTGTGCGTGATAGTGCGGCATCTGCCCTGGGAGAAATCAAATCAGAAGCGGCGATTCCTGGGCTAATTAAATTACTAGAACATCAATACTCAGATGTGCGTTATCGTGCGGCATCTGCCCTGGGAGAAATCAAATCAGAAGCGGCGATTCCTGGGCTAATTAAATTACTAGAAGATCAATACTACTCTGTGCGTGATAGTGCGGCATCTGCCCTGGGAGAAATCAAATCAGAAGCGGCGATTCCTGGGCTAATTAAATTACTAGAACATCAATACTACTCTGTGCGTGATAGTGCGGCATCTGCCCTGGGAGAAATCAAATCAGAAGCGGCGATTCCTGGGCTAATTAAATTACTAGAAGATCAAGACTCCTCTGTGCGTGATAGTGCGGCATCTGCCCTGGGAGAAATCAAATCAGAAGCGGCGATTCCTGGGCTAATTAAATTACTAGAAGATCAAGACTCAGATGTGCGTTATCGTGCGGCATCTGCCCTGGGAGAAATCAAATCAGAAGCGGCGATTCCTGGGCTAATTAAATTACTAGAAGATCAATACTACTCTGTGCGTGATAGTGCGGCATCTGCCCTGGGAGAAATCAAATCAGAAGCGGCGATTCCTGGGCTAATTAAATTACTAGAAGATCAATACTACTCTGTGCGTGATAGTGCGGCATCTGCCCTGGGAGAAATCAAATCAGAAGCGGCGATTCCTGGGCTAATTAAATTACTAGAAGATCAAGACTCAGATGTGCGTGATAGTGCGGCATTTGCCCTGGGAGAAATCAAATCAGAAGCGGCGATTCCTGGGCTAATTAAATTACTAGAAGATCAAGACTCAGATGTGCGTGATAGTGCGGCATTTGCCCTGGGAGAAATCAAATCAGAAGCGGCGATTCCTGGGCTAATTAAATTACTAGAAGATCAAGACTCAGATGTGCGTTATCGTGCGGCATCTGCCCTGGGAGAAATCAAATCAGAAGCGGCGATTCCTGGGCTAATTAAATTACTAGAAGATCAAGACTCAGATGTGCGTTATCGTGCGGCATCTGCCCTGGGAGAAATCAAATCAGAAGCGGCGATTCCTGGGCTAATTAAATTACTAGAAGATCAAGACTCAGATGTGCGTTATCGTGCGGCATCTGCCCTGGGAGAAATCAAATCAGAAGCGGCGATTCCTGGGCTAATTAAATTACTAGAACATCAATACTACTCTGTGCGTGATAGTGCGGCATCTGCCCTGGGAGAAATCAAATCAGAAGCGGCGATTCCTGGGCTAATTAAATTACTAGAACATCAATACTCAGATGTGCGTTATCGTGCGGCATCTGCCCTGGGAGAAATCAAATCAGAAGCGGCGATTCCTGGGCTAATTAAATTACTAGAAGATCAATACTACTCTGTGCGTGATAGTGCGGCATCTGCCCTGGGAGAAATCAAATCAGAAGCGGCGATTCCTGGGCTAATTAAATTACTAGAACATCAATACTACTCTGTGCGTGATAGTGCGGCATCTGCCCTGGGAGAAATCAAATCAGAAGCGGCGATTCCTGGGCTAATTAAATTACTAGAAGATCAAGACTCCTCTGTGCGTGATAGTGCGGCATCTGCCCTGGGAGAAATCAAATCAGAAGCGGCGATTCCTGGGCTAATTAAATTACTAGAAGATCAAGACTCAGATGTGCGTTATCGTGCGGCATCTGCCCTGGGAGAAATCAAATCAGAAGCGGCGATTCCTGGGCTAATTAAATTACTAGAAGATCAATACTACTCTGTGCGTGATAGTGCGGCATCTGCCCTGGGAGAAATCAAATCAGAAGCGGCGATTCCTGGGCTAATTAAATTACTAGAAGATCAATACTACTCTGTGCGTGATAGTGCGGCATCTGCCCTGGGAGAAATCAAATCAGAAGCGGCGATTCCTGGGCTAATTAAATTACTAGAAGATCAAGACTCAGATGTGCGTGATAGTGCGGCATTTGCCCTGGGAGAAATCAAATCAGAAGCGGCGATTCCTGGGCTAATTAAATTACTAGAAGATCAAGACTCAGATGTGCGTGATAGTGCGGCATTTGCCCTGGGAGAAATCAAATCAGAAGCGGCGATTCCTGGGCTAATTAAATTACTAGAAGATCAAGACTCAGATGTGCGTTATCGTGCGGCATCTGCCCTGGGAGAAATCAAATCAGAAGCGGCGATTCCTGGGCTAATTAAATTACTAGAAGATCAAGACTCAGATGTGCGTTATCGTGCGGCATCTGCCCTGGGAGAAATCAAATCAGAAGCGGCGATTCCTGGGCTAATTAAATTACTAGAACATCAATACTACTCTGTGCGTGATAGTGCGGCATCTGCCCTGGGAGAAATCAAATCAGAAGCGGCGATTCCTGGGCTAATTAAATTACTAGAAGATCAAGACTCCTCTGTGCGTGATAGTGCGGCATCTGCCCTGGGAGAAATCAAATCAGAAGTGGCGATTCCTGGGCTAATTAAATTACTAGAAGATCAAGACTCCTCTGTGCGTGATAGTGCGGCATCTGCCCTGGAAAAAATCAAATCAGAAGTGGCGATTCCTGGGCTAATTAAATTACTAGAAGATCAAGACTCCTCTGTGCGTGATAGTGCGGCATCTGCCCTGGAAAAAATCAAATCAGAAGTGGCGATTCCTGGGCTAATTAAATTACTAGAAGATCAAGACTCCTCTGTGCGTTATAGTGCGGTATTTGCCCTGGGAAAAATCAAATCAGAAGCGGCGATTCCTGGGCTAATTAAATTACTAGAAGATCAAGACTCCTCTGTGCGTTATAGTGCGGTATTTGCCCTGGGAAAAATCAAATCAGAAGCGGCGATTCCTGGGCTAATTAAATTACTAGAAGATCAAGACTCCTCTGTGCGTGATCGTGCGGCATCTGCCCTGGGAGAAATCAAATCAGAAGCGGCGATTCCTGGGCTAATTAAATTACTAGAAGATCAAGACTCAGATGTGCGTTATCGTGCGGCATCTGCCCTGGGAGAAATCAAATCAGAAGCGACTTTACCGAAGCTTATGAATCTGCTCAAAAATGAAAAATTTGTAGCAGCAAATAATGGAAATACGCTTTATCATGCACTACAAGCACTGGAAGCAATACAAGAAAACTGTCAATACTATAGATGCCTAACTGAACCAAAACCTCAACTATATCTTCCCCCATACCAGCCAATTAAAACTTCCCTAATGTACATTCTCCACCTCTCAGACCTGCACTTTGGCACATCTGACCAAGCCAAGCTGTGGTCTAACCAATTAGCAAGCGACTTGCAAAACGAACTCGATATTTCTCAACTTGATGCCCTCATTCTCTCTGGCGACATTGCCAATAAATCAACACCCACAGAATACGAAGCCGCCCAACAATTCCTTAATAACCTTTGCCAAGATTTCACCCTCAAACCTGAGCAAATTATCATCGTTCCCGGTAATCATGACCTCAACTGGCAATTAGCCCAAGATGCTTACACTGCATATCGTCGTGAAAGGTATCAAGGTAAACTTGATCAAGAAATCTACATAGACGATGGCGGTAACTATATTGAAGTTGCAGATAAAGAAAATCACAAACAACGCTTTGAACACTTCAGCAACTTCTACCAAAGCATCAAAAACAAATCTTATCCCTTAGACTATGACCAGCAATACACCATAGACCATTTCCCCAACCAAAACTTACTCATACTAGGGTTAAACTCCGCTTGGCAATTGGATCATCATTACAAATCCCGTGCCAGCATTAACATAAATACACTCAGCAACGCCCTCACAAAAATTCGCCGCCAGCAAGAATATAAAGACTATCTCAAAGTTGCAGTTTGGCATCATCCTCTAAATAGTGGTTTTGAGGATCGCATCACCGATCATGGTTTTATGGAACAGTTAGCACAAGCAAATTTCCGTTTTGCTGTTCATGGTCATATCCACAAAGCTGAAACTAGCCTTTACAAATATGATATGAGCGCAAGTGGACGCAAGCTTGATATCATTTGTGCGGGAACATTCGGCGCACCTGTGCGGGAGTGGGTTCCTGGTTATCCTCTGCAATACAACCTGCTGAAAATTGAAGAAAACAATTTAACCGTCTACACCCGTCGCCGCGAAGAACTTAACGGTGCATGGAAACCCGATGCACGATGGCTAATGGGTGCAGGGCAAAATCCATTACCTTACTATGAGATTTCGCTATGA
- the purH gene encoding bifunctional phosphoribosylaminoimidazolecarboxamide formyltransferase/IMP cyclohydrolase yields the protein MARLALLSVSNKTGLIDLARTLVEEFDFDLISSGGTAQALKDAGLPVTKVADYTGSPEILGGRVKTLHPRIHGGILARRDVPQDITDLENNQIRPIDLVVVNLYPFEETIAKPGVTLAEAVEQIDIGGPAMLRAASKNYAHLTVLCDPAQYDEYLQELRQHNGEASLEFRQKAALKGFLHTSSYDQAIASYLAGTQQYNLSGQQLQSLRYGENPHQPAAWYQTGATPTGWAAATKLQGKELSYNNLVDLEAARRIISEFTDTPAATIIKHTNPCGTALGNTIVEAYQKAFNADSTSAFGGIVALNRPIDVATASELTKTFLECVVAPSCDAAAQEILAKKTNVRVLTLSDLSSGPKEIVKAIAGGFLVQATDDMIADTSQWQVATERQPTPEELAELLFAWKVCKHVKSNAIIVTSDRTTLGVGAGQMNRVGSVKIALEQAGEKAKGAILASDGFFPFDDSVKTAAAAGITAIVQPGGSLRDKEVIKVANELGLVMLLTGIRHFLH from the coding sequence ATGGCGCGTCTAGCACTGCTGAGTGTATCTAATAAAACTGGTTTAATTGACTTAGCCCGTACTTTAGTTGAAGAATTTGACTTTGATTTAATCAGCAGTGGGGGAACAGCCCAAGCCCTCAAAGATGCGGGTTTACCTGTGACGAAAGTTGCAGATTACACAGGTTCACCAGAAATTTTAGGTGGACGAGTCAAAACGCTACATCCCCGCATTCATGGCGGAATTTTGGCAAGGCGGGATGTCCCACAAGATATTACAGATTTAGAAAATAACCAAATTCGCCCCATTGATTTGGTGGTAGTAAATCTTTATCCTTTTGAGGAAACTATTGCTAAACCAGGGGTGACATTAGCGGAAGCTGTTGAGCAAATTGATATCGGCGGCCCTGCTATGCTAAGGGCTGCATCGAAAAACTACGCACATTTAACGGTGTTATGCGACCCGGCACAGTATGATGAATATTTGCAAGAATTGCGGCAACATAACGGTGAAGCGTCTTTAGAGTTTCGCCAGAAAGCTGCTTTAAAAGGATTTTTGCATACTTCCAGTTATGACCAAGCGATCGCATCCTACCTTGCAGGCACACAACAATACAATCTTTCTGGGCAACAATTGCAATCTCTGCGCTACGGCGAAAACCCCCATCAACCCGCCGCCTGGTATCAAACTGGCGCTACCCCCACAGGATGGGCAGCTGCAACCAAACTCCAAGGCAAAGAACTCAGTTACAATAACTTAGTTGATTTAGAAGCCGCACGCCGAATTATTTCTGAGTTCACTGATACCCCCGCAGCCACAATTATCAAACATACAAATCCCTGCGGTACAGCACTAGGCAACACTATTGTCGAAGCTTACCAAAAAGCCTTCAACGCAGATTCGACTTCTGCCTTTGGTGGTATTGTTGCCCTCAACCGTCCGATAGATGTTGCTACCGCCAGCGAGTTAACCAAAACATTTTTAGAATGTGTGGTTGCACCAAGTTGTGATGCAGCAGCACAAGAAATTCTTGCCAAAAAAACCAACGTGCGGGTTTTGACTTTATCAGATTTGAGCAGTGGCCCCAAGGAAATAGTCAAAGCGATCGCAGGCGGTTTCCTCGTCCAAGCTACTGATGATATGATCGCTGATACTAGTCAATGGCAAGTCGCCACCGAACGACAACCCACCCCAGAAGAGTTAGCAGAATTGCTGTTTGCCTGGAAAGTTTGCAAACATGTGAAATCAAATGCGATCATTGTGACAAGCGATCGCACTACTCTAGGTGTAGGCGCGGGACAAATGAATCGTGTCGGTTCAGTTAAAATCGCTTTAGAACAAGCTGGGGAAAAAGCCAAAGGTGCAATTCTAGCCAGCGATGGATTTTTCCCCTTTGATGATTCAGTCAAAACAGCAGCAGCAGCAGGAATTACTGCCATCGTTCAACCAGGAGGCAGTTTACGGGATAAAGAAGTCATCAAAGTTGCGAATGAACTGGGTTTAGTGATGCTCTTAACTGGTATACGTCACTTTTTACACTAA